The Acropora muricata isolate sample 2 chromosome 5, ASM3666990v1, whole genome shotgun sequence genome includes a window with the following:
- the LOC136917900 gene encoding uncharacterized protein isoform X1 — protein MSSADIVGIEMDSSDEAGVVMGSSDVVGVEMDSSDVVGVVMDSSDVVGAEMDSSDVFDAEMDSSDVVGIEMDGSDVVGAEMDHEIVTGHVSVDGGNKRKIINYQMKCKNLTRANRRLKLQVCSLKTEIKTLKKQLSYIDKTEDSGEVDHIDAVDAIDNLHADTDNLQAHVHPKSDENSAYYVWSTEGSEDEVDHQSEKEEWKADIGSDETNDETEDDLAKESCDKDVKVDPGTPVSKEPKFIVFYGMLLSLFNLFCFNCKAEKPKVTMKKDGTMVTVYQECNHCINGFTWRSQPYIFGRFPAGNILLSFGTLLAGASISKVILIFRHMGLCAYSPRAFFRHQRMFIIPSILKYWETYRNSLIDLAKETKDVVWCGDARFDSMGHCAKYGMYTFMSTTLMKIVHFELVQSNETNGANQTELEGLKRCFKFMEQAGVPVKTFISDRHRGNAKWIREAKTQTIHYYDIWHVARSLWKKLLKASKEGGCEKISSWMKGIRRHLYWCATSTKPGFGALIVAKWSSFLRHVANIHSDHPNELYKKCHHEPLQDRLWIKRGTAAHDKLKNVLLNKTLLKDIANLSPEAQTSSLEGFHATLNHWHPKMLGFSFLGSWCRHILASLHFNENVKRTPRSTLDGKKYYRVTYPKFKLGEEAVKEVPVPPTYEYVDNIGQVLFTLPFEDMKSVFQKYSANVPEPLNRQFPERKCKDDAVKDYEARKKNTTPLFPPVSDQVALLQKASEVQTPTFRPKSIRRCGKCKMHGHNKRSCNVINNS, from the exons ATGAGTAGTGCAGATATTGTTGGTATTGAGATGGATAGTTCAGATGAAGCTGGTGTTGTGATGGGTAGTTCAGATGTAGTTGGCGTTGAGATGGATAGTTCAGATGTAGTTGGTGTTGTGATGGATAGTTCAGATGTAGTTGGTGCCGAAATGGATAGTTCAGATGTATTTGATGCCGAGATGGATAGTTCAGATGTAGTTGGCATTGAGATGGATGGTTCAGATGTAGTTGGTGCTGAGATGGATCATGAAATTGTGACTGGTCATGTGTCCGTGGATGGTGGtaacaagagaaaaataatcaaTTACCAAATGAAATGCAAAAACCTGACAAGAGCAAACCGAAGGTTGAAGTTACAAGTCTGTTCACTGAAAACTGAAATCAAAACACTGAAAAAG CAACTCAGTTACATTGACAAAACAGAGGATTCTGGTGAGGTAGACCACATTGATGCCGTTGATGCCATTGACAATCTACATGCAGATACTGACAATCTACAAGCACATGTGCATCCCAAGTCTGATGAAAACTCAGCATATTATGTCTGGTCTACAGAGGGATCAGAAGATGAAGTTGACCATCAGAGTGAAAAAGAAGAATGGAAAGCAGATATTGGATCAGATGAAACCAACGATGAAACTGAAGATGATCTTGCTAAGGAGTCCTGTGATAAAGATGTCAA GGTAGATCCTGGCACACCTGTGAGTAAGGAACCAAAATTTATAGTGTTCTATGGCATGCTTCTGAGTCTGTTCAACCTGTTTTGCTTCAACTGCAAAGCTGAGAAACCTAAAGTGACAATGAAGAAAGATGGAACTATGGTAACAGTATACCAGGAATGCAACCATTGCATCAATGGCTTTACATGGCGATCACAGCCGTATATATTTGGTCGGTTTCCAGCAGGGAACATACTATTGAGCTTTGGAACATTATTGGCTGGTGCATCTATCAGCAAAGTTATCCTAATCTTCCGACATATGGGTTTATGTGCGTATTCCCCCAGGGCATTCTTTAGACACCAACGTATGTTTATCATCCCATCGATCCTGAAGTACTGGGAAACCTACAGGAACTCACTCATTGACCTTGCAAAGGAGACCAAAGATGTGGTTTGGTGTGGGGATGCACGATTTGATTCCATGGGCCACTGTGCAAAATATGGCATGTACACCTTTATGTCTACAACACTGATGAAAATAGTACATTTTGAGCTTGTCCAG TCAAATGAAACCAATGGTGCTAATCAAACAGAATTAGAAGGACTGAAGCGGTGCTTCAAGTTTATGGAACAAGCTGGAGTACCAGTCAAAACGTTCATCTCAGATCGCCATAGAGGAAATGCAAAATGGATTCGGGAGGCAAAAACACAAACCATTCACTATTATGATATTTGGCATGTGGCTAGATCTCTCTGGAAAAAGCTTCTTAAAGCAAGTAAAGAAGGGGGCTGCGAGAAGATTAGTTCTTGGATGAAAGGGATTCGACGTCATTTGTACTGGTGTGCAACCTCAACAAAACCTGGGTTTGGAGCCCTCATTGTTGCAAAGTGGTCTTCATTTCTCAGACATGTGGCCAATATTCATAGTGATCATCCGAATGAGCTGTACAAGAAATGTCATCATGAACCCCTTCAAGATAGACTGTGGATAAAGAGAG GTACTGCTGCACATGACAAGCTGAAGAACGTGTTGTTGAACAAGACACTGCTAAAAGATATTGCTAACCTATCTCCAGAAGCACAGACAAGTAGTTTAGAAGGTTTTCATGCCACTCTAAACCATTGGCATCCTAAAATGCTTGGATTTTCCTTCTTAGGCTCCTGGTGTAG GCATATATTAGCCAGCCTTCATTTTAATGAGAATGTGAAACGCACCCCCCGAAGTACATTAGATGGAAAGAAGTACTATCGTGTGACTTATCCAAAGTTCAAGTTGGGTGAGGAAGCTGTTAAAGAGGTCCCTGTACCCCCTACATATG AATATGTCGACAATATTGGTCAGGTCCTTTTCACCCTACCATTTGAAGACATGAAATCAGTGTTCCAGAAATACTCAGCAAATGTACCAGAACCCTTAAATAGGCAATTCCCAGAGAGAAAGTGTAAGGATGATGCTGTCAAGGATTATGAAGCACGCAAAAAGAACACTACACCTCTCTTTCCACCTG TTTCAGACCAGGTTGCATTACTGCAGAAGGCCTCAGAAGTACAGACTCCAACTTTCAGACCCAAAAGTATTCGTCGTTGTGGGAAATGCAAAATGCACGGTCACAACAAACGCAGCTGTAATGTCATAAATAATAGCTAA
- the LOC136917900 gene encoding uncharacterized protein isoform X2, with amino-acid sequence MSSADIVGIEMDSSDEAGVVMGSSDVVGVEMDSSDVVGVVMDSSDVVGAEMDSSDVFDAEMDSSDVVGIEMDGSDVVGAEMDHEIVTGHVSVDGGNKRKIINYQMKCKNLTRANRRLKLQVCSLKTEIKTLKKQLSYIDKTEDSGEVDHIDAVDAIDNLHADTDNLQAHVHPKSDENSAYYVWSTEGSEDEVDHQSEKEEWKADIGSDETNDETEDDLAKESCDKDVKVDPGTPVSKEPKFIVFYGMLLSLFNLFCFNCKAEKPKVTMKKDGTMVTVYQECNHCINGFTWRSQPYIFGRFPAGNILLSFGTLLAGASISKVILIFRHMGLCAYSPRAFFRHQRMFIIPSILKYWETYRNSLIDLAKETKDVVWCGDARFDSMGHCAKYGMYTFMSTTLMKIVHFELVQSNETNGANQTELEGLKRCFKFMEQAGVPVKTFISDRHRGNAKWIREAKTQTIHYYDIWHVARSLWKKLLKASKEGGCEKISSWMKGIRRHLYWCATSTKPGFGALIVAKWSSFLRHVANIHSDHPNELYKKCHHEPLQDRLWIKRGTAAHDKLKNVLLNKTLLKDIANLSPEAQTSSLEGFHATLNHWHPKMLGFSFLGSWCRHILASLHFNENVKRTPRSTLDGKKYYRVTYPKFKLGEEAVKEVPVPPTYVSDQVALLQKASEVQTPTFRPKSIRRCGKCKMHGHNKRSCNVINNS; translated from the exons ATGAGTAGTGCAGATATTGTTGGTATTGAGATGGATAGTTCAGATGAAGCTGGTGTTGTGATGGGTAGTTCAGATGTAGTTGGCGTTGAGATGGATAGTTCAGATGTAGTTGGTGTTGTGATGGATAGTTCAGATGTAGTTGGTGCCGAAATGGATAGTTCAGATGTATTTGATGCCGAGATGGATAGTTCAGATGTAGTTGGCATTGAGATGGATGGTTCAGATGTAGTTGGTGCTGAGATGGATCATGAAATTGTGACTGGTCATGTGTCCGTGGATGGTGGtaacaagagaaaaataatcaaTTACCAAATGAAATGCAAAAACCTGACAAGAGCAAACCGAAGGTTGAAGTTACAAGTCTGTTCACTGAAAACTGAAATCAAAACACTGAAAAAG CAACTCAGTTACATTGACAAAACAGAGGATTCTGGTGAGGTAGACCACATTGATGCCGTTGATGCCATTGACAATCTACATGCAGATACTGACAATCTACAAGCACATGTGCATCCCAAGTCTGATGAAAACTCAGCATATTATGTCTGGTCTACAGAGGGATCAGAAGATGAAGTTGACCATCAGAGTGAAAAAGAAGAATGGAAAGCAGATATTGGATCAGATGAAACCAACGATGAAACTGAAGATGATCTTGCTAAGGAGTCCTGTGATAAAGATGTCAA GGTAGATCCTGGCACACCTGTGAGTAAGGAACCAAAATTTATAGTGTTCTATGGCATGCTTCTGAGTCTGTTCAACCTGTTTTGCTTCAACTGCAAAGCTGAGAAACCTAAAGTGACAATGAAGAAAGATGGAACTATGGTAACAGTATACCAGGAATGCAACCATTGCATCAATGGCTTTACATGGCGATCACAGCCGTATATATTTGGTCGGTTTCCAGCAGGGAACATACTATTGAGCTTTGGAACATTATTGGCTGGTGCATCTATCAGCAAAGTTATCCTAATCTTCCGACATATGGGTTTATGTGCGTATTCCCCCAGGGCATTCTTTAGACACCAACGTATGTTTATCATCCCATCGATCCTGAAGTACTGGGAAACCTACAGGAACTCACTCATTGACCTTGCAAAGGAGACCAAAGATGTGGTTTGGTGTGGGGATGCACGATTTGATTCCATGGGCCACTGTGCAAAATATGGCATGTACACCTTTATGTCTACAACACTGATGAAAATAGTACATTTTGAGCTTGTCCAG TCAAATGAAACCAATGGTGCTAATCAAACAGAATTAGAAGGACTGAAGCGGTGCTTCAAGTTTATGGAACAAGCTGGAGTACCAGTCAAAACGTTCATCTCAGATCGCCATAGAGGAAATGCAAAATGGATTCGGGAGGCAAAAACACAAACCATTCACTATTATGATATTTGGCATGTGGCTAGATCTCTCTGGAAAAAGCTTCTTAAAGCAAGTAAAGAAGGGGGCTGCGAGAAGATTAGTTCTTGGATGAAAGGGATTCGACGTCATTTGTACTGGTGTGCAACCTCAACAAAACCTGGGTTTGGAGCCCTCATTGTTGCAAAGTGGTCTTCATTTCTCAGACATGTGGCCAATATTCATAGTGATCATCCGAATGAGCTGTACAAGAAATGTCATCATGAACCCCTTCAAGATAGACTGTGGATAAAGAGAG GTACTGCTGCACATGACAAGCTGAAGAACGTGTTGTTGAACAAGACACTGCTAAAAGATATTGCTAACCTATCTCCAGAAGCACAGACAAGTAGTTTAGAAGGTTTTCATGCCACTCTAAACCATTGGCATCCTAAAATGCTTGGATTTTCCTTCTTAGGCTCCTGGTGTAG GCATATATTAGCCAGCCTTCATTTTAATGAGAATGTGAAACGCACCCCCCGAAGTACATTAGATGGAAAGAAGTACTATCGTGTGACTTATCCAAAGTTCAAGTTGGGTGAGGAAGCTGTTAAAGAGGTCCCTGTACCCCCTACATATG TTTCAGACCAGGTTGCATTACTGCAGAAGGCCTCAGAAGTACAGACTCCAACTTTCAGACCCAAAAGTATTCGTCGTTGTGGGAAATGCAAAATGCACGGTCACAACAAACGCAGCTGTAATGTCATAAATAATAGCTAA
- the LOC136917900 gene encoding uncharacterized protein isoform X3, protein MSSADIVGIEMDSSDEAGVVMGSSDVVGVEMDSSDVVGVVMDSSDVVGAEMDSSDVFDAEMDSSDVVGIEMDGSDVVGAEMDHEIVTGHVSVDGGNKRKIINYQMKCKNLTRANRRLKLQVCSLKTEIKTLKKQLSYIDKTEDSGEVDHIDAVDAIDNLHADTDNLQAHVHPKSDENSAYYVWSTEGSEDEVDHQSEKEEWKADIGSDETNDETEDDLAKESCDKDVKAFFRHQRMFIIPSILKYWETYRNSLIDLAKETKDVVWCGDARFDSMGHCAKYGMYTFMSTTLMKIVHFELVQSNETNGANQTELEGLKRCFKFMEQAGVPVKTFISDRHRGNAKWIREAKTQTIHYYDIWHVARSLWKKLLKASKEGGCEKISSWMKGIRRHLYWCATSTKPGFGALIVAKWSSFLRHVANIHSDHPNELYKKCHHEPLQDRLWIKRGTAAHDKLKNVLLNKTLLKDIANLSPEAQTSSLEGFHATLNHWHPKMLGFSFLGSWCRHILASLHFNENVKRTPRSTLDGKKYYRVTYPKFKLGEEAVKEVPVPPTYEYVDNIGQVLFTLPFEDMKSVFQKYSANVPEPLNRQFPERKCKDDAVKDYEARKKNTTPLFPPVSDQVALLQKASEVQTPTFRPKSIRRCGKCKMHGHNKRSCNVINNS, encoded by the exons ATGAGTAGTGCAGATATTGTTGGTATTGAGATGGATAGTTCAGATGAAGCTGGTGTTGTGATGGGTAGTTCAGATGTAGTTGGCGTTGAGATGGATAGTTCAGATGTAGTTGGTGTTGTGATGGATAGTTCAGATGTAGTTGGTGCCGAAATGGATAGTTCAGATGTATTTGATGCCGAGATGGATAGTTCAGATGTAGTTGGCATTGAGATGGATGGTTCAGATGTAGTTGGTGCTGAGATGGATCATGAAATTGTGACTGGTCATGTGTCCGTGGATGGTGGtaacaagagaaaaataatcaaTTACCAAATGAAATGCAAAAACCTGACAAGAGCAAACCGAAGGTTGAAGTTACAAGTCTGTTCACTGAAAACTGAAATCAAAACACTGAAAAAG CAACTCAGTTACATTGACAAAACAGAGGATTCTGGTGAGGTAGACCACATTGATGCCGTTGATGCCATTGACAATCTACATGCAGATACTGACAATCTACAAGCACATGTGCATCCCAAGTCTGATGAAAACTCAGCATATTATGTCTGGTCTACAGAGGGATCAGAAGATGAAGTTGACCATCAGAGTGAAAAAGAAGAATGGAAAGCAGATATTGGATCAGATGAAACCAACGATGAAACTGAAGATGATCTTGCTAAGGAGTCCTGTGATAAAGATGTCAA GGCATTCTTTAGACACCAACGTATGTTTATCATCCCATCGATCCTGAAGTACTGGGAAACCTACAGGAACTCACTCATTGACCTTGCAAAGGAGACCAAAGATGTGGTTTGGTGTGGGGATGCACGATTTGATTCCATGGGCCACTGTGCAAAATATGGCATGTACACCTTTATGTCTACAACACTGATGAAAATAGTACATTTTGAGCTTGTCCAG TCAAATGAAACCAATGGTGCTAATCAAACAGAATTAGAAGGACTGAAGCGGTGCTTCAAGTTTATGGAACAAGCTGGAGTACCAGTCAAAACGTTCATCTCAGATCGCCATAGAGGAAATGCAAAATGGATTCGGGAGGCAAAAACACAAACCATTCACTATTATGATATTTGGCATGTGGCTAGATCTCTCTGGAAAAAGCTTCTTAAAGCAAGTAAAGAAGGGGGCTGCGAGAAGATTAGTTCTTGGATGAAAGGGATTCGACGTCATTTGTACTGGTGTGCAACCTCAACAAAACCTGGGTTTGGAGCCCTCATTGTTGCAAAGTGGTCTTCATTTCTCAGACATGTGGCCAATATTCATAGTGATCATCCGAATGAGCTGTACAAGAAATGTCATCATGAACCCCTTCAAGATAGACTGTGGATAAAGAGAG GTACTGCTGCACATGACAAGCTGAAGAACGTGTTGTTGAACAAGACACTGCTAAAAGATATTGCTAACCTATCTCCAGAAGCACAGACAAGTAGTTTAGAAGGTTTTCATGCCACTCTAAACCATTGGCATCCTAAAATGCTTGGATTTTCCTTCTTAGGCTCCTGGTGTAG GCATATATTAGCCAGCCTTCATTTTAATGAGAATGTGAAACGCACCCCCCGAAGTACATTAGATGGAAAGAAGTACTATCGTGTGACTTATCCAAAGTTCAAGTTGGGTGAGGAAGCTGTTAAAGAGGTCCCTGTACCCCCTACATATG AATATGTCGACAATATTGGTCAGGTCCTTTTCACCCTACCATTTGAAGACATGAAATCAGTGTTCCAGAAATACTCAGCAAATGTACCAGAACCCTTAAATAGGCAATTCCCAGAGAGAAAGTGTAAGGATGATGCTGTCAAGGATTATGAAGCACGCAAAAAGAACACTACACCTCTCTTTCCACCTG TTTCAGACCAGGTTGCATTACTGCAGAAGGCCTCAGAAGTACAGACTCCAACTTTCAGACCCAAAAGTATTCGTCGTTGTGGGAAATGCAAAATGCACGGTCACAACAAACGCAGCTGTAATGTCATAAATAATAGCTAA
- the LOC136917901 gene encoding uncharacterized protein — MSDLELENSCLSSNSDTASNASDTDENMDFRENTDSENDTEVIESLFAPYTDEPIAPPDYAEAEDDDEDPDGLAAKTLADREDGLIPLPNWCKCKHCKTENLGGAMEHRCCVEVLNIQGKLVFDGSIENLDCITQHEEYKAITNKAVLENVAPLLRCKNGRSYRRRSGVTHNEFIRSVAYRWTIRWLCGYMGWENTRPLCACIYHDIRTSYQTRHLQPGGYRHS, encoded by the exons ATGTCAGATTTAGAGTTAGAAAATAGCTGCTTATCAAGCAATTCAGACACGGCATCAAATGCATCAGACACAGATGAAAATATGGACTTTCGTGAAAATACAGATAGCGAGAACGATACCGAAGTTATCGAGTCTCTATTCGCGCCCTACACAGATGAGCCGATCGCGCCACCAGACTATGCTGAAGCAGAAGATGACGATGAAGACCCTGATGGATTAGCTGCAAAGACTCTTGCTGACAGAGAAGATGGTTTAATTCCACTTCCAAACTG gtgtaaatgtaaacattgcaaGACGGAGAATCTAGGCGGCGCTATGGAGCATCGTTGCTGCGTGGAAGTTTTAAACATTCAAGGGAAATTGGTTTTCGATGGATCGATTGAAAACCTCGATTGTATAACTCAGCATGAGGAGTACAAAGCCATCACAAACAAGGCTGTGCTTGAGAATGTCGCGCCGTTGCTGAGATGCAAGAATGGTCGATCGTACCGACGCCGATCTGGAGTCACACATAACGA GTTTATTCGATCAGTGGCTTATCGGTGGACCATTAGATGGCTGTGTGGCTATATGGGCTGGGAAAACACACGTCCGCTGTGTGCATGTATATACCACGACATCAGAACAAGTTATCAGACAAGACATTTACAGCCAGGAGGATACAGACATTCTTAG
- the LOC136918166 gene encoding uncharacterized protein, translating to MAKTVLGEVQSVYGMEKWKKAVIKDAVHQHWKSLRDDFTTKSSKKYEEHRRNVKQNNPPEKKTFQAPLKPRKSRHSPRKTRRELKKSSLRQMQLSICDQKRVTLVPLKMRVPDAQSQEK from the exons ATGGCAAAAACAGTTTTGGGTGAGGTCCAATCAGTTTATGGTATGGAAAAGTGGAAGAAGGCTGTGATCAAAG atGCTGTCCACCAGCATTGGAAGTCTTTGCGGGATGATTTCACCACGAAATCCAGTAAGAAGTATGAGGAACACAGGAGGAATGTTAAGCAAAATAATCCCCCTGAAAAGA AAACTTTCCAGGCGCCTCTCAAGCCTCGAAAAAGCCGCCATAGTCCGAGAAAGACAAGGAGAGAGCTCAAGAAATCCTCCTTGCGTCAAATGCAATTGAGTATATGTGATCAGAAGAGAGTGACATTGGTGCCACTGAAAATGAGAGTTCCAGATGCCCAAAGCCAAGAAAAATAA